A stretch of the Anaeromyxobacter sp. genome encodes the following:
- a CDS encoding LEA type 2 family protein — protein sequence MRTRPHLAWLVTLASLLSGCAGLSELAKGAFQRPTLTFVAVTVEALDFDGATLAFDHRLDNPNGFGLSLSRVGYWLQLDGRVVTRGEVKGGLTIRAKGSAPVRFTARLPFAEVPRLLELVQRGGAVAYTLGGEVAVATPVGPVTLPVQHSGSVALPGLPTFRVAGVGVRLASLTEVELTVRVAVANPNPFPLPDGALRFGLAVGGEVVLSSEEGLSAVPARGQGELRIPVTLSLVGAGRTAAAAARGGGAEVRLTGEAKLGALPIPIDIGGRAGGR from the coding sequence ATGCGCACCCGCCCCCACCTCGCCTGGCTCGTCACCCTGGCCTCCCTCCTCTCCGGCTGCGCCGGCCTGAGCGAGCTGGCCAAGGGGGCCTTCCAGCGGCCCACCCTCACCTTCGTGGCCGTCACGGTGGAGGCCCTCGACTTCGACGGCGCCACGCTGGCCTTCGATCACCGGCTCGACAACCCCAACGGCTTCGGGCTCTCGCTCTCGCGGGTCGGGTACTGGCTGCAGCTCGACGGGCGGGTGGTGACCCGCGGCGAGGTGAAGGGCGGCCTCACCATCCGGGCCAAGGGCTCGGCGCCGGTGCGCTTCACGGCCCGCCTGCCCTTCGCCGAGGTGCCGCGCCTGCTCGAGCTGGTGCAGCGCGGCGGCGCGGTGGCCTACACGCTGGGCGGCGAGGTGGCGGTGGCCACGCCGGTCGGCCCGGTGACGCTGCCGGTGCAGCACTCGGGCTCGGTGGCGCTGCCCGGCCTGCCCACCTTCCGGGTGGCCGGGGTGGGCGTGCGGCTGGCCTCGCTCACCGAGGTCGAGCTCACCGTGCGGGTGGCGGTGGCCAACCCCAACCCGTTCCCGCTGCCGGACGGCGCCCTGCGCTTCGGCCTGGCGGTGGGCGGCGAGGTGGTGCTGTCGAGCGAGGAGGGGCTGTCGGCGGTGCCGGCCCGCGGCCAGGGCGAGCTGCGCATCCCGGTGACGCTCTCGCTCGTGGGCGCGGGGCGGACCGCGGCGGCGGCGGCGCGGGGCGGCGGCGCGGAGGTGCGGCTCACCGGCGAGGCCAAGCTGGGCGCGCTGCCCATCCCGATCGACATCGGCGGGCGGGCCGGCGGGAGATGA
- a CDS encoding sigma-54-dependent Fis family transcriptional regulator — translation MRLDDLDLSDLLELGPAPGSIRFGGQRALLLDAVALGLLRTELITSHGYAAARGLLSRFGYAHGWRTAESMHGALPWVEERDWRRAGGRLHTLQGLVRVERVPDYPGSHPFAEAIWHDSYEAEQHLLHLGPSREPVCWTLTAFAAGYMSRANGREVVVWETACVGRGDRACRIEGCFKEEWTGGPVPYDKGTLDASLERLAATLLADERRLAEQRRLVVPAEPGGDEDDEVARSEPMRRALDLARRVARVDSTVLITGESGVGKERIAALVHRRSARAAGPFVPVDCGAVTETLLESELFGHARGAFTGATGDRVGLFEAAAGGTLFLDEVGETSLGMQAKLLRAIQELEVRRVGESVSRTVDVRVVAATNRDLGAEVEAGRFRKDLYYRLKVVEVRVPPLRERPEDVLPLARALLGAIARRMGRRLGGLTPAACELLQRHPWPGNVRELENALERAAAMASGSRVDVGDLPDELRRPDAPARPAASRRLEEVEREAILAALAAHGGNQARTAATLGIGTATLYRKLKAYRARASGRAC, via the coding sequence ATGCGCCTCGACGACCTCGACCTCAGCGACCTCCTGGAGCTCGGCCCCGCGCCCGGCAGCATCCGCTTTGGCGGGCAGCGCGCCCTCCTGCTGGACGCCGTGGCGCTGGGGCTCCTGCGCACCGAGCTCATCACCAGCCACGGCTACGCCGCCGCCCGCGGCCTGCTCTCCCGCTTCGGCTACGCCCACGGCTGGCGCACCGCCGAGAGCATGCACGGCGCCCTGCCCTGGGTGGAGGAGCGCGACTGGCGGCGCGCCGGCGGGCGCCTCCACACGCTGCAGGGGCTGGTGCGGGTGGAGCGGGTTCCCGACTACCCCGGGTCGCACCCGTTCGCCGAGGCCATCTGGCACGACTCCTACGAGGCCGAGCAGCACCTGCTGCACCTGGGGCCGTCCCGGGAGCCGGTCTGCTGGACGCTGACGGCCTTCGCGGCCGGCTACATGTCGCGCGCCAACGGGCGCGAGGTGGTGGTCTGGGAGACCGCCTGCGTGGGGCGCGGCGACCGGGCCTGCCGCATCGAGGGCTGCTTCAAGGAGGAGTGGACCGGCGGCCCCGTGCCCTACGACAAGGGCACGCTCGACGCCTCGCTGGAGCGGCTGGCCGCCACCCTGCTGGCCGACGAGCGGCGCCTGGCCGAGCAGCGCCGCCTGGTGGTGCCGGCCGAGCCCGGCGGCGACGAGGACGACGAGGTGGCGCGCAGCGAGCCCATGCGGCGGGCGCTCGACCTGGCGCGCCGGGTGGCCCGGGTGGACTCCACCGTGCTCATCACCGGCGAGAGCGGCGTGGGCAAGGAGCGCATCGCCGCCCTGGTGCACCGGCGCTCGGCCCGCGCCGCCGGCCCCTTCGTGCCGGTGGACTGCGGCGCCGTCACCGAGACCCTGCTCGAGTCGGAGCTCTTCGGCCACGCCCGCGGCGCCTTCACCGGGGCCACCGGCGACCGGGTCGGGCTCTTCGAGGCGGCCGCCGGCGGCACCCTCTTCCTCGACGAGGTGGGCGAGACCTCGCTGGGCATGCAGGCCAAGCTGCTGCGCGCCATCCAGGAGCTGGAGGTGCGGCGCGTCGGCGAGAGCGTCAGCCGCACGGTGGACGTGCGGGTGGTGGCGGCCACCAACCGCGACCTCGGCGCAGAGGTGGAGGCGGGCCGCTTCCGCAAGGACCTCTACTACCGCCTCAAGGTGGTGGAGGTGCGGGTGCCGCCCTTGCGCGAGCGGCCGGAGGACGTGCTGCCGCTGGCGCGGGCGCTGCTCGGCGCCATCGCCCGCCGCATGGGGCGCCGGCTCGGCGGGCTCACCCCGGCCGCCTGCGAGCTGCTGCAGCGCCACCCCTGGCCGGGCAACGTGCGCGAGCTGGAGAACGCGCTGGAGCGCGCCGCCGCCATGGCCAGCGGCAGCCGGGTGGACGTGGGCGACCTGCCCGACGAGCTGCGCCGGCCCGACGCCCCCGCCCGGCCGGCGGCCTCCCGGCGGCTCGAGGAGGTGGAGCGCGAGGCCATCCTGGCGGCGCTGGCCGCCCACGGCGGCAACCAGGCGCGCACCGCCGCCACCCTGGGCATCGGCACCGCCACCCTCTACCGGAAGCTCAAGGCCTACCGGGCGCGGGCGTCGGGCCGGGCCTGCTGA
- a CDS encoding putative Ig domain-containing protein, translating into MTSRPALTLAAVLSSLAACGGGGDSQPAVEAPSGLSYGASPASYTVGTAIAPSAPTSTGGAVVSYAVVPPLPDGLSLDVATGVISGTPTAAAAEASYVVTATNTAGHASASLLITVRAPAASPVRLDSLTATMDPGAQRVFTAAVEGFADQSVTWTTTPAGVGVLLVLDASSVAFTAPAAGGQVLLTATSVADQTASASVTITVNAAPAPVEDVFNNWNVGGVQSGPTSPTTFTLAVARHVVYFDTYHYFNGGAAPGLLGLRHADGTEYGPWQATGGVGQGGVQNAVWICHPEVDLPAGSYTVLDSGAATWSFNGESGGAGFAHLIALALP; encoded by the coding sequence ATGACCTCGCGCCCCGCCCTCACCCTCGCCGCGGTCCTCTCCTCCCTGGCCGCCTGCGGCGGCGGCGGCGACTCCCAGCCCGCGGTGGAGGCGCCGAGCGGCCTCAGCTACGGCGCCTCGCCGGCCAGCTACACGGTGGGGACGGCCATCGCCCCCAGCGCCCCGACCAGCACCGGCGGCGCGGTGGTCTCCTACGCGGTGGTCCCCCCGCTGCCGGACGGCCTCAGCCTCGACGTCGCCACCGGCGTCATCTCCGGGACGCCCACGGCGGCGGCGGCCGAGGCCAGCTACGTCGTCACCGCCACCAACACCGCCGGCCACGCCTCGGCGAGCCTCCTCATCACGGTCCGGGCGCCTGCCGCCTCTCCGGTGCGGCTCGACTCCCTCACCGCCACCATGGACCCGGGCGCGCAGCGGGTCTTCACCGCCGCCGTGGAAGGGTTCGCAGACCAGTCCGTCACCTGGACCACCACCCCGGCCGGCGTCGGAGTCCTGCTGGTGCTCGACGCCTCGAGCGTCGCCTTCACGGCGCCCGCCGCCGGCGGCCAGGTGCTCCTCACGGCCACCAGCGTGGCCGACCAGACCGCCAGCGCCAGCGTCACCATCACGGTGAACGCCGCGCCGGCGCCAGTCGAGGACGTGTTCAACAACTGGAACGTCGGCGGCGTCCAGAGCGGCCCCACCAGCCCGACCACCTTCACGCTCGCGGTGGCCCGCCACGTCGTCTACTTCGACACCTACCACTACTTCAACGGCGGGGCGGCGCCCGGCCTGCTGGGGCTCCGGCACGCCGACGGCACCGAGTACGGGCCGTGGCAGGCCACCGGCGGGGTGGGCCAGGGCGGGGTCCAGAACGCCGTCTGGATCTGCCACCCCGAGGTCGACCTCCCGGCGGGCAGCTACACGGTGCTCGACTCGGGCGCCGCCACCTGGTCCTTCAACGGCGAGTCGGGCGGGGCCGGCTTCGCCCACCTGATCGCCCTGGCGCTCCCCTGA
- a CDS encoding endonuclease/exonuclease/phosphatase family protein, whose amino-acid sequence MRLVPAPVVALALCGLACAAGCGGGPGDGPAPEALAYATPAAEYTQGVAIAPNPATLTNTATTFTATPALPAGLLLDAATGLVSGTPAVAQGRTTHTITAANRAGATTATLSILVRPPGHLSEKVVHFHDDAGWGAVSLLFRTDDGPWPAPPGVAMTDEGGGWFRHVIPQSRTAELAFSGGAGRVPSLAANTLRTSWEEVWIRGGLLFTADPDAGPGPSSELTILTLNLHTYQELQEPSGGSQAAKLDRVAAAIAASGADFVALQECAQRAGAAVITDPRAHLRAAEPLRADNMAFLLSQRLQEGHGLAYDYAWSWAHYGFTIYEEGVAILTRHPIDAFDDTYVSTSTSTGDPLGARKVIHVSSTLPGGRVVNLFSAHLSFGGPEQDRQLDALRGWMAAKAGNGAVASIVAGDFNMDQGSGGYLRMTSSAGGDRHVDAYWLANPEGYADATILGGQRIDHVFFGAGDGLTPLTGQVYFRAGDAALGGRVSDHAGVIVRLRLGQ is encoded by the coding sequence ATGCGACTCGTGCCTGCTCCGGTGGTGGCGCTCGCGCTGTGCGGGCTGGCCTGCGCGGCCGGGTGCGGCGGGGGTCCTGGCGACGGGCCGGCGCCCGAGGCGCTGGCCTACGCCACGCCCGCCGCCGAGTACACCCAGGGCGTGGCCATCGCGCCCAACCCGGCCACCCTGACCAACACCGCGACCACCTTCACCGCCACCCCCGCGCTCCCGGCCGGCCTCCTCCTGGACGCCGCCACGGGCCTCGTCTCCGGCACGCCGGCGGTGGCCCAGGGCCGGACCACGCACACCATCACCGCGGCCAACCGGGCGGGGGCGACGACCGCCACCCTCTCCATCCTGGTGCGGCCGCCCGGGCACCTCTCGGAGAAGGTGGTGCACTTCCACGACGACGCCGGCTGGGGCGCGGTGAGCCTCCTCTTCCGCACCGACGATGGCCCCTGGCCGGCGCCGCCCGGCGTGGCCATGACCGACGAGGGCGGCGGCTGGTTCCGCCACGTCATCCCGCAGAGCCGCACCGCCGAGCTCGCCTTCTCGGGCGGCGCCGGCCGGGTCCCCTCCCTGGCGGCCAACACCCTGCGCACCTCCTGGGAGGAGGTCTGGATCCGGGGCGGCCTGCTCTTCACCGCCGACCCCGACGCCGGCCCCGGGCCCTCCTCCGAGCTCACCATCCTCACCCTGAACCTGCACACCTACCAGGAGCTCCAGGAGCCCTCCGGCGGCAGCCAGGCCGCGAAGCTCGACCGGGTGGCCGCCGCCATCGCGGCCAGCGGCGCGGACTTCGTGGCCCTGCAGGAGTGCGCCCAGCGCGCCGGGGCCGCGGTCATCACCGACCCGCGGGCGCACCTGCGCGCCGCCGAGCCGCTCCGGGCCGACAACATGGCCTTCCTGCTCTCGCAGCGGCTCCAGGAGGGCCACGGCCTGGCCTACGACTACGCCTGGTCGTGGGCGCACTACGGCTTCACCATCTACGAGGAGGGGGTGGCCATCCTCACCAGGCACCCCATCGACGCCTTCGACGACACCTACGTCTCCACCAGCACCTCCACCGGCGACCCGCTCGGCGCCCGCAAGGTCATCCACGTCAGCTCGACCCTGCCGGGCGGGCGGGTGGTCAACCTCTTCTCGGCCCACCTCTCCTTCGGCGGACCGGAGCAGGACCGGCAGCTCGACGCCTTGCGCGGCTGGATGGCCGCCAAGGCCGGCAACGGCGCGGTGGCCTCCATCGTGGCCGGGGACTTCAACATGGACCAGGGGTCGGGCGGCTACCTGCGCATGACCTCCAGCGCCGGCGGCGACCGTCACGTGGACGCCTACTGGCTCGCCAACCCGGAGGGCTACGCCGACGCCACCATCCTGGGCGGCCAGCGCATCGACCACGTCTTCTTCGGGGCCGGCGACGGGCTCACGCCGCTCACCGGCCAGGTCTACTTCCGGGCCGGCGACGCCGCGCTGGGCGGGCGGGTCTCGGACCACGCCGGCGTCATCGTGCGGCTCAGGCTCGGTCAGTGA
- the metH gene encoding methionine synthase, translating into MTFREAIARRVLVFDGAMGTQIQGEHLTASDFGGKEGANDLLTLTRPDLIEAIHGRYFAAGCDVVETNTFGSSRLKLDEYEVGHRTYEVNFRAAILARRAAERHATSHHPRFVAGSMGPTGMLPSSSDPALGNITGDALERIYYEQAKGLIEGGVDALILETHQDILELRAAVLAADACRRDCLRDVFIIAQPTLIDANGRMLLGTDVASALATLERLPVDCIGLNCSTGPAEMRASVRLLAERCSHYVSVLPNAGMPENVDGRAVYQLSPDALADALGEFVAELGVDIVGGCCGTTPAHMQRVVERVRALSAPRRVRPAVGSELSSAMKAVPLTMEPRPLLVGERLNSQGSRKVKELLIAGDYPGLLQIARGQVEAGAHVLDVCVALNEREDEGAQMRTLVKLLAQAVDAPLMIDSTEADVIESALKVNPGRCIVNSINLEKSGERVKKVLPLVKRYGAAVVCMTIDEKGMAQTADRKAEIARRLVAVAGEYGVAPDCLVFDALTFTLATGGEEYRQSAVETLEGIRRIKAETPGVLTTLGVSNVSFGLAKHAREVVNSVFLFHAVKAGLDLAIVNPKDLTPYPAIGQAERLLAEDLIFDRRPDALARLIEHFGDKGAEKAAAPVEDLLAGKTAEERLHLQILHRRPEGVERLIDEALTRHTPVEVLNGVLLPAMKDVGDKFGSGELILPFVLQSAEVMKKAVSYLENFLEKKAGSTKGTIVLATVYGDVHDIGKNLVRTIVSNNGFTVHDLGKQVPVATIIEKAVEVGADAIGLSALLVSTSKQMPFCVEELHRRNLSFPVIIGGAAINRRFGYKAHFAQDGTPYAGGVFYAKDAFEGLDLVEALVDPARRAAVKQEVLEKALRNKNAPAAEPPPAPPPGARSLVAPAPHVPAPPFWGPRVVPAGQIPLTDLWPRLDLNELYKLQWGVRAKGAEYERMIREEFAPKLEALKAEAQEQGWLQPKVVYGYYPCHAAGDELVILDPLHKTTELARLRFPRQPDERLLCLADFFRSEPGADVCALQVVTVGDHASRLADEASARGDYSRGLFLHGLAVEVAEALAEHWHRVVKGELGLKPDQGKRYSPGYPSWPELADQAQLWRLLEPDKTIGVTLTEAHQMVPEQSTSAIVLHHPEAVYFTIRGQSVLAG; encoded by the coding sequence GTGACCTTCCGCGAGGCCATCGCCCGGCGGGTCCTGGTCTTCGACGGGGCCATGGGCACCCAGATCCAGGGCGAGCACCTCACCGCCTCGGACTTCGGGGGCAAGGAGGGGGCCAACGACCTGCTCACCCTGACCCGGCCCGACCTCATCGAGGCCATCCACGGCCGCTACTTCGCCGCCGGCTGCGACGTGGTGGAGACCAACACCTTCGGCTCCTCGCGCCTCAAGCTCGACGAGTACGAGGTGGGCCACCGCACCTACGAGGTCAACTTCCGGGCCGCCATCCTGGCCCGGCGCGCCGCCGAGCGGCACGCCACCAGCCACCACCCCCGCTTCGTGGCCGGCTCCATGGGCCCCACCGGGATGCTGCCCTCGTCCTCCGACCCGGCGCTCGGCAACATCACCGGGGACGCGCTGGAGCGGATCTACTACGAGCAGGCCAAGGGGCTCATCGAGGGCGGCGTGGACGCCCTCATCCTGGAGACCCACCAGGACATCCTGGAGCTGCGCGCCGCCGTGCTGGCGGCCGACGCCTGCCGGCGCGACTGCCTGCGCGACGTCTTCATCATCGCCCAGCCCACCCTCATCGACGCCAACGGGCGCATGCTGCTCGGCACCGACGTGGCCAGCGCGCTGGCCACGCTGGAGCGGCTGCCGGTGGACTGCATCGGCCTCAACTGCTCCACCGGCCCCGCCGAGATGCGGGCCTCGGTGCGCCTGCTGGCCGAGCGCTGCAGCCACTACGTCTCGGTGCTGCCCAACGCCGGCATGCCGGAGAACGTCGACGGCCGGGCCGTCTACCAGCTCTCGCCCGACGCCCTGGCCGACGCCCTGGGCGAGTTCGTGGCCGAGCTGGGCGTGGACATCGTGGGGGGCTGCTGCGGCACCACCCCGGCCCACATGCAGCGGGTGGTGGAGCGGGTGCGGGCCCTCTCGGCGCCGCGCCGGGTCCGCCCGGCCGTGGGCAGCGAGCTCTCCTCGGCCATGAAGGCGGTGCCCCTGACCATGGAGCCGCGCCCGCTGCTGGTGGGCGAGCGGCTCAACAGCCAGGGCTCGCGCAAGGTGAAGGAGCTGCTCATCGCCGGCGACTACCCCGGCCTGCTGCAGATCGCCCGCGGCCAGGTGGAGGCCGGCGCCCACGTCCTCGACGTCTGCGTGGCCCTCAACGAGCGCGAGGACGAGGGGGCGCAGATGCGCACCCTGGTGAAGCTGCTGGCCCAGGCGGTGGACGCGCCGCTCATGATCGACTCGACCGAGGCCGACGTCATCGAGTCGGCGCTCAAGGTCAACCCGGGGCGCTGCATCGTCAACTCCATCAACCTGGAGAAGAGCGGCGAGCGGGTCAAGAAGGTGCTGCCGCTGGTGAAGCGCTACGGCGCGGCGGTGGTCTGCATGACCATCGACGAGAAGGGCATGGCCCAGACCGCCGACCGCAAGGCCGAGATCGCGCGCCGGCTGGTGGCGGTGGCGGGCGAGTACGGGGTGGCCCCCGACTGCCTGGTCTTCGACGCCCTCACCTTCACCCTGGCCACCGGCGGCGAGGAGTACCGCCAGAGCGCCGTCGAGACGCTGGAGGGCATCCGCCGCATCAAGGCCGAGACCCCGGGCGTGCTCACCACGCTGGGCGTCTCCAACGTGAGCTTCGGCCTGGCCAAGCACGCCCGCGAGGTCGTCAACTCGGTCTTCCTCTTCCACGCCGTCAAGGCCGGCCTGGACCTGGCCATCGTCAACCCCAAGGACCTGACCCCCTACCCGGCCATCGGCCAGGCCGAGCGGCTGCTGGCCGAGGACCTGATCTTCGACCGCCGCCCCGACGCCCTGGCCCGCCTCATCGAGCACTTCGGCGACAAGGGCGCCGAGAAGGCGGCCGCCCCGGTGGAGGACCTGCTGGCCGGCAAGACCGCCGAGGAGCGGCTGCACCTCCAGATCCTGCACCGCCGCCCGGAGGGGGTGGAGCGGCTCATCGACGAGGCGCTGACCCGCCACACGCCGGTGGAGGTGCTCAACGGCGTGCTGCTGCCCGCCATGAAGGACGTGGGCGACAAGTTCGGCTCCGGCGAGCTGATCCTGCCGTTCGTGCTGCAGTCGGCCGAGGTGATGAAGAAGGCGGTCTCCTACCTGGAGAACTTCCTCGAGAAGAAGGCCGGCTCCACCAAGGGCACCATCGTGCTGGCCACCGTGTACGGCGACGTGCACGACATCGGCAAGAACCTGGTGCGCACCATCGTCTCCAACAACGGCTTCACGGTGCACGACCTCGGCAAGCAGGTGCCGGTGGCCACCATCATCGAGAAGGCGGTGGAGGTGGGCGCCGACGCCATCGGCCTCTCGGCGCTGCTGGTCTCCACCTCCAAGCAGATGCCCTTCTGCGTGGAGGAGCTGCACCGCCGCAACCTCTCCTTCCCGGTCATCATCGGCGGGGCGGCCATCAACCGGCGCTTCGGCTACAAGGCCCACTTCGCCCAGGACGGCACCCCCTACGCCGGCGGCGTCTTCTACGCCAAGGACGCCTTCGAGGGGCTGGACCTGGTGGAGGCCCTGGTCGACCCGGCCAGGCGCGCCGCCGTGAAGCAGGAGGTGCTGGAGAAGGCGCTGCGCAACAAGAACGCCCCCGCCGCCGAGCCGCCGCCGGCCCCGCCGCCCGGGGCCCGCTCGCTGGTGGCCCCGGCGCCGCACGTGCCGGCCCCGCCGTTCTGGGGCCCGCGGGTGGTGCCGGCCGGGCAGATCCCCCTCACCGACCTGTGGCCGCGCCTCGACCTCAACGAGCTCTACAAGCTGCAGTGGGGCGTGCGGGCCAAGGGGGCCGAGTACGAGCGGATGATCCGCGAGGAGTTCGCCCCCAAGCTGGAGGCCCTGAAGGCCGAGGCGCAGGAGCAGGGCTGGCTCCAGCCCAAGGTGGTCTACGGCTACTACCCGTGCCACGCCGCCGGCGACGAGCTGGTGATCCTCGACCCGCTGCACAAGACCACCGAGCTGGCCCGGCTGCGCTTCCCGCGCCAGCCCGACGAGCGGCTGCTCTGCCTGGCCGACTTCTTCCGCAGCGAGCCCGGCGCCGACGTGTGCGCCCTGCAGGTGGTGACGGTGGGCGACCACGCCTCGCGCCTGGCCGACGAGGCCAGCGCCCGCGGCGACTACTCGCGCGGCCTGTTCCTGCACGGCCTGGCCGTGGAGGTGGCCGAGGCGCTGGCCGAGCACTGGCACCGGGTGGTCAAGGGCGAGCTCGGCCTCAAGCCCGACCAGGGCAAGCGCTACAGCCCCGGCTACCCCTCCTGGCCGGAGCTCGCCGACCAGGCCCAGCTCTGGAGGCTGCTCGAGCCGGACAAGACCATCGGCGTGACCCTCACCGAGGCGCACCAGATGGTGCCGGAGCAGTCCACCAGCGCCATCGTGCTGCACCACCCCGAGGCGGTCTACTTCACCATCCGCGGACAGAGCGTGCTGGCGGGGTAG
- a CDS encoding outer membrane lipoprotein carrier protein LolA — protein MLTAALAALLFLGPVAAPAQAPTPTPPRTPAPAATPAATPTPAATAAALVRRVQAFYERTRDLTAAFTQTYTYAGMGRKAVSTGTLRVKKPGLLRWDYATPSRKTIAVTGARLVQYEPDEQQAYVDERFDATAMSAAVTFLLGTGDLAREFEPSLGEGGALVLVPRQADPRVARITLTTGPDGEVLGTAVVDGAGNENRLVFSGLARNGGLADADFQVALPPGVRRLAPPGR, from the coding sequence ATGCTCACCGCGGCACTCGCAGCGCTGCTCTTCCTTGGTCCCGTGGCCGCGCCGGCGCAGGCCCCGACGCCGACGCCGCCCAGGACCCCGGCCCCGGCCGCGACCCCGGCCGCGACCCCGACCCCGGCCGCGACCGCGGCCGCGCTGGTGCGGCGCGTCCAGGCCTTCTACGAGCGCACCCGCGACCTCACCGCCGCCTTCACCCAGACCTACACCTACGCCGGCATGGGCCGGAAGGCCGTCTCCACCGGCACGCTCCGGGTCAAGAAGCCCGGCCTGCTCCGCTGGGACTACGCCACGCCCTCCAGGAAGACCATCGCGGTCACCGGCGCCCGCCTGGTGCAGTACGAGCCCGACGAGCAGCAGGCCTACGTGGACGAGCGCTTCGACGCCACCGCCATGAGCGCGGCGGTCACCTTCCTGCTCGGCACCGGCGACCTGGCGCGCGAGTTCGAGCCCTCGCTCGGCGAGGGCGGGGCGCTGGTGCTGGTGCCGCGGCAGGCCGATCCCAGGGTGGCGCGCATCACCCTCACCACCGGGCCGGACGGCGAGGTGCTGGGCACCGCGGTGGTGGACGGCGCCGGCAACGAGAACCGGCTGGTCTTCAGCGGCCTGGCCCGCAACGGCGGGCTGGCCGACGCCGACTTCCAGGTGGCGCTGCCGCCCGGCGTGCGCCGCCTGGCGCCGCCCGGCCGCTGA
- a CDS encoding DUF853 family protein: MPTAPIHLAQHQATPLHLLPALANRHGLVAGATGTGKTITLRVLAEGFSRIGVPVFLADVKGDLSGLARAGGDSPKVLERAALLGLDLQPAPVPVAFLDVFGEQGHPLRTTISEMGPLLLSRILGLNETQAGVLQVAFRVADEAGLLLLDLKDLRAILTHVSEQADTIRARYGNVAPTSVGAIQRQLLTLEAQGGDRLFGEPALDLSDLLRTDLSGQGQVTVLAADRLLRSPTLYAALLLWLLSELYESLPEVGDLEKPRLVFFFDEAHLLFTDAPPELLQKIEQVVRLVRSKGVGVYFVTQNPLDIPDVVLGQLGNRVQHALRAFTPRDQKAVRAAAETFRANPGVDVAQVITELGVGEALVSCLDERGIPRPVERALVLPPRSRLAPLTSEERAQVLASSPLRGRYDQLVDRESAYERLGRRAAELAEAAPPPPAPRGRSAAPPPSTASQVGGVVADMAGRAARAAGTQLGREIMRGLLGSLFGGARRRR, encoded by the coding sequence ATGCCCACCGCGCCCATCCACCTGGCCCAGCACCAGGCCACCCCGCTGCACCTCCTGCCCGCGCTCGCCAACCGCCACGGCCTGGTGGCGGGCGCCACCGGCACCGGCAAGACCATCACCCTCAGGGTCCTGGCCGAGGGCTTCAGCCGCATCGGCGTGCCGGTCTTCCTGGCCGACGTGAAGGGCGACCTCTCCGGCCTGGCCAGGGCCGGCGGCGACTCGCCGAAGGTGCTGGAGCGGGCCGCGCTGCTGGGGCTCGACCTCCAGCCGGCGCCGGTGCCGGTGGCCTTCCTGGACGTCTTCGGCGAGCAGGGCCACCCGCTGCGCACCACCATCTCGGAGATGGGGCCGCTCCTGCTCTCGCGCATCCTGGGGCTCAACGAGACCCAGGCCGGCGTGCTGCAGGTGGCCTTCCGGGTGGCAGACGAGGCCGGCCTGCTCCTGCTGGACCTGAAGGACCTGCGCGCCATCCTGACCCACGTCTCGGAGCAGGCCGACACCATCCGGGCGCGCTACGGCAACGTGGCCCCCACCTCGGTGGGCGCCATCCAGCGGCAGCTCCTCACCCTGGAGGCGCAGGGCGGCGACCGGCTCTTCGGCGAGCCGGCGCTCGACCTGTCGGACCTGCTGCGCACCGACCTGTCCGGGCAGGGGCAGGTGACGGTGCTGGCCGCCGACCGGCTGCTGCGCTCCCCCACCCTCTACGCAGCGCTGCTGCTCTGGCTCCTCTCCGAGCTCTACGAGTCGCTGCCCGAGGTGGGCGACCTGGAGAAGCCGCGCCTGGTCTTCTTCTTCGACGAGGCCCACCTGCTCTTCACCGACGCCCCCCCGGAGCTGCTGCAGAAGATCGAGCAGGTGGTGCGGCTGGTGCGCTCCAAGGGGGTGGGCGTCTACTTCGTCACCCAGAACCCGCTCGACATCCCGGACGTGGTGCTGGGCCAGCTGGGCAACCGGGTGCAGCACGCCCTGCGCGCCTTCACGCCGCGCGACCAGAAGGCGGTGCGCGCCGCCGCCGAGACCTTCCGGGCCAACCCGGGGGTGGACGTGGCCCAGGTCATCACCGAGCTGGGGGTGGGCGAGGCGCTGGTCTCCTGCCTCGACGAGAGGGGCATCCCGCGGCCGGTGGAGCGGGCGCTGGTGCTGCCGCCGCGCAGCCGCCTGGCGCCGCTCACCTCGGAGGAGCGGGCCCAGGTGCTGGCCTCCTCGCCGCTGCGCGGCCGCTACGACCAGCTGGTGGACCGCGAGTCGGCCTACGAGCGGCTGGGCCGGCGGGCCGCCGAGCTGGCCGAGGCCGCCCCGCCGCCGCCCGCGCCGCGGGGGCGCTCGGCCGCCCCGCCGCCGTCCACCGCCAGCCAGGTCGGGGGCGTGGTGGCGGACATGGCGGGGCGGGCGGCGCGGGCCGCCGGCACGCAGCTGGGCCGCGAGATCATGCGCGGGCTGCTCGGGTCGCTCTTCGGCGGGGCGCGTCGGCGCAGGTAG